From the genome of Deinococcus aerolatus, one region includes:
- a CDS encoding NAD(P)-dependent oxidoreductase produces MKTAAFLGLGAMGGPMAAALARRAADTGGRVLVWNRHADRAQAHAAEHGTQAASLPDVGEAEVIFTCLPTSADVNEVMEQLEPHLRPGAVWVDCTSGHPDAARAQRARLLERGVKFLDAPVSGGVSGAKTGTLTVMLGGPADEVEAVRGALAFAGRAVHVGDTGAGFAVKAVNNALLAVNLWAAGEGLAALARSGVELGAALDVINASSGRSNATEHLIPDRVLTRAFPPTFGLGLLAKDTGIALDVVDNVRGSAPVLAQVAALCRAAAQMIGPDEDHSAMLKLIEQMNGQEIR; encoded by the coding sequence ATGAAGACTGCCGCATTTCTGGGCCTGGGAGCGATGGGCGGGCCGATGGCCGCCGCGCTGGCCCGCCGCGCCGCCGACACCGGGGGCCGCGTGCTGGTGTGGAACCGCCACGCAGACCGGGCGCAGGCCCACGCCGCCGAGCACGGCACGCAGGCCGCCTCGCTGCCGGACGTGGGCGAGGCAGAGGTGATCTTCACCTGCTTGCCCACCAGCGCGGACGTGAACGAGGTGATGGAGCAGTTGGAGCCGCACCTTCGGCCCGGCGCGGTCTGGGTGGACTGCACCAGCGGCCACCCGGACGCGGCGCGGGCGCAGCGGGCGCGGCTGCTGGAGCGCGGCGTGAAGTTTCTGGACGCCCCGGTCAGCGGTGGCGTGAGCGGCGCAAAGACCGGCACCCTGACGGTGATGCTGGGCGGCCCGGCGGATGAGGTGGAGGCGGTGCGCGGCGCGCTGGCCTTTGCGGGCCGGGCCGTGCATGTGGGCGACACCGGGGCAGGTTTTGCAGTCAAGGCCGTCAACAACGCGCTGCTGGCGGTCAACCTGTGGGCGGCGGGCGAGGGCCTCGCGGCGCTGGCCAGGAGTGGAGTGGAACTGGGCGCGGCGCTGGACGTGATCAACGCCAGCAGCGGGCGCAGCAACGCCACCGAGCACCTGATTCCCGACCGCGTGCTGACCCGCGCCTTCCCCCCCACCTTCGGGCTGGGCCTGCTGGCCAAGGACACGGGCATTGCGTTGGACGTGGTGGACAATGTCAGGGGCAGCGCACCGGTGCTGGCCCAGGTGGCCGCCCTGTGCCGCGCCGCCGCGCAGATGATTGGCCCGGACGAGGACCACAGCGCCATGCTGAAGCTGATAGAGCAGATGAACGGACAGGAGATCAGATGA
- a CDS encoding nucleotidyltransferase family protein produces the protein MTPDEFLGLVRHNPVNAALLERLPDLGVAQTHLVAGALFGTVWNVQSGQPPTAQIRDYDVFYWDDDTSYQAEDAVIRRAEALFRDLEVPVEVRNQARVHLWFSRRFGQARPALASVREGIDQFLVECTSVGIDARGEVYAPYGLSDLAAGILRPNRRNHTPNLCDAKIADYMRRWPWLQAPQRVGTP, from the coding sequence ATGACTCCGGACGAATTTCTGGGTTTGGTCCGCCACAATCCGGTCAATGCGGCCCTGCTGGAGCGCCTGCCGGATCTGGGGGTGGCTCAAACTCATCTGGTGGCGGGCGCGTTGTTTGGCACGGTCTGGAACGTGCAGAGCGGACAGCCGCCCACGGCCCAGATCAGGGACTACGACGTGTTCTACTGGGACGACGATACCAGTTATCAGGCGGAGGACGCCGTGATCCGTCGGGCCGAGGCCCTGTTCAGGGATCTGGAGGTGCCGGTTGAGGTCCGCAACCAGGCCCGCGTGCACCTGTGGTTCAGCAGAAGATTCGGTCAGGCGCGCCCGGCCCTGGCCAGTGTCCGTGAGGGCATCGATCAGTTTCTGGTGGAATGCACCAGCGTGGGCATCGACGCGCGGGGCGAGGTGTACGCCCCCTACGGCCTGAGTGACCTGGCCGCTGGCATCCTGCGTCCCAACCGCCGGAATCACACCCCCAATCTGTGTGATGCCAAGATTGCCGACTACATGCGCCGCTGGCCCTGGTTGCAGGCCCCCCAACGGGTGGGAACCCCCTGA
- the tsf gene encoding translation elongation factor Ts: protein MLESIKKLREMTGAGMMDVKKALADAGNDEDKAVALLRERGIVKAAKKSDREAREGLVRFVVDGGAAAMVEVNSETDFVARNADFQKLVEELAQAALKARTSDVEALKNFTMDSGETVGIVVAAAAGRIGENLVLNRVAYMEGQQIAGYVHSNGKIGVLVDLEGGNAAQAKDVALHVAAENPQYLKREQVNSDDIEKEREILTNKALNEGKPQQIVEKIVSGQISKFYEEKVLPEQKFVKDNSMTVGKYLGDATVSNFVRFEIGS, encoded by the coding sequence ATGTTGGAATCAATCAAGAAGCTGCGTGAAATGACCGGCGCAGGCATGATGGACGTGAAAAAGGCCCTGGCCGACGCGGGCAACGACGAGGACAAGGCAGTGGCGCTGCTGCGCGAGCGTGGCATCGTCAAGGCCGCCAAGAAGTCTGACCGCGAGGCCCGTGAAGGTCTGGTGCGCTTCGTCGTGGACGGCGGCGCCGCCGCAATGGTTGAGGTCAACAGCGAGACCGATTTCGTGGCCCGCAACGCCGACTTCCAGAAGCTGGTCGAGGAACTGGCCCAGGCGGCCCTGAAGGCCAGGACCAGCGACGTCGAGGCGCTGAAGAACTTCACGATGGACAGCGGCGAAACCGTGGGCATCGTGGTGGCCGCCGCTGCGGGCCGCATCGGTGAGAACCTGGTGCTGAACCGCGTGGCCTACATGGAAGGCCAGCAGATCGCCGGCTACGTCCACAGCAACGGCAAGATCGGTGTGCTGGTGGACCTGGAAGGCGGCAACGCAGCGCAGGCCAAGGACGTGGCCCTGCACGTGGCCGCCGAGAACCCGCAGTACCTGAAGCGCGAGCAGGTCAACAGCGACGATATTGAGAAGGAGCGCGAGATCCTGACCAACAAGGCGCTCAACGAGGGCAAGCCCCAGCAGATCGTCGAGAAGATTGTCTCGGGCCAGATCAGCAAGTTTTACGAGGAAAAAGTGCTGCCGGAGCAGAAGTTCGTCAAGGACAACAGCATGACCGTCGGCAAGTACCTGGGCGACGCCACCGTCAGCAACTTCGTTCGTTTCGAGATCGGCTCGTAA
- a CDS encoding GNAT family N-acetyltransferase, translating to MPPRVRPATRADVPAMLEIYNHAVLHTTASYDLEPVVLETRLAWFDHKQVAGWPVLVLEEPGEVTGDRVIGWATYGPFREKPGYAGTVEHSIYVREDRRGSGLGHLLMLALIADARARGFHVMVGGVDASNAGSLAFHARLGFVQVAEFRQVGRKFGRWLDLAFVQLLLGPPAAEAPQHPAPRT from the coding sequence ATGCCACCCCGCGTCCGCCCGGCCACCCGCGCCGATGTCCCGGCCATGCTGGAGATCTACAACCACGCGGTCCTGCACACCACCGCCTCGTATGACCTGGAACCTGTGGTGCTGGAGACCCGGCTGGCCTGGTTTGACCACAAGCAGGTGGCGGGCTGGCCTGTCCTGGTGCTGGAGGAGCCGGGCGAGGTGACTGGCGACAGGGTGATCGGCTGGGCGACCTACGGCCCCTTCCGGGAAAAACCCGGTTACGCGGGTACGGTGGAACACAGCATCTACGTCCGGGAGGACCGGCGCGGCTCGGGCCTGGGCCACCTGCTGATGCTCGCGCTGATCGCGGACGCGCGGGCCAGGGGCTTTCACGTCATGGTGGGTGGGGTGGACGCCAGCAACGCGGGCAGCCTGGCCTTTCACGCGCGGCTGGGCTTTGTGCAGGTGGCTGAGTTTCGCCAGGTGGGACGCAAGTTCGGGCGCTGGCTGGATCTGGCCTTCGTGCAACTGCTGCTCGGCCCGCCAGCTGCCGAGGCTCCGCAACACCCGGCCCCCAGAACCTGA
- the pyrH gene encoding UMP kinase: MFKRVLLKLSGEFLAGEEGFGISPDTTARLARLIVDALQGSEVELAIVIGGGNFWRGARNGVGMDPATADYIGMLGTVMNAMALQDAMETAGRPTRVMSAIPMAAVAEPYIRRRAMRHLEKGRVVIFGGGNGAPFFTTDTTSTLRALEIGADVVLMAKNKVDGVYDSDPQKNPDASRFDTLTHHEVVERRLEVMDATAITLCMDKGLPIVVFDLFQQGNLERLFQGERVGTLIHTGQGANAVTVG, encoded by the coding sequence ATGTTCAAGCGCGTTCTGCTCAAACTCTCCGGTGAATTTCTGGCCGGCGAGGAGGGTTTTGGCATCAGCCCCGACACCACCGCCCGCCTCGCGCGTTTGATCGTGGACGCCCTGCAGGGCAGCGAGGTCGAACTGGCCATCGTGATCGGCGGCGGCAACTTCTGGCGTGGGGCGCGCAACGGCGTGGGCATGGATCCGGCCACCGCCGACTACATCGGGATGCTGGGCACCGTCATGAACGCGATGGCCCTGCAGGACGCGATGGAAACCGCCGGACGCCCCACCCGCGTCATGAGCGCCATTCCGATGGCGGCGGTGGCCGAGCCGTACATCCGCCGCCGGGCCATGCGGCACCTGGAAAAGGGCCGCGTGGTGATTTTTGGCGGCGGCAATGGTGCCCCGTTCTTCACCACCGACACCACCAGTACCCTGCGCGCCCTGGAAATCGGCGCGGACGTGGTCTTGATGGCCAAGAACAAGGTGGACGGTGTGTACGACAGCGATCCCCAGAAAAACCCGGACGCCAGCAGGTTCGATACCCTCACGCACCATGAGGTGGTCGAGCGCCGCCTGGAGGTCATGGACGCCACCGCCATCACGCTGTGTATGGACAAGGGCCTGCCGATCGTGGTCTTCGACCTGTTCCAGCAGGGCAACCTGGAGCGGCTGTTCCAGGGCGAGCGGGTAGGCACCCTGATCCACACCGGGCAGGGCGCCAACGCCGTCACCGTGGGTTGA
- a CDS encoding DegV family protein: MTQETAPTRNPQFAVATDGGLDAFEGLHNAVPVAPFSVNFGDRSYRTDEISREDLFKELQTNPQHPTSSQPTPQEWADAVRAAAGADAVEPEGTPPQVLAVTISAGLSGSRNAADQARSVLDGIDVRLHDSGTLSAAQAFQVHAAQTAALRGESLETALEWVRAVQQETELYFTIETLEYLRRGGRIGRVQATLGGLLNLKPVITVDKATGTYTNVSRARSYKGGIEAVGQQVTRTYGEGTPLRVGLLYGTVREDTDALLEQLKGRHPIVWSGAVGINPVLNVHTGPRALGVAAAPGKWPWERDTP, translated from the coding sequence ATGACACAGGAAACCGCACCGACCCGCAACCCGCAGTTCGCCGTCGCCACCGACGGGGGCCTGGACGCTTTCGAGGGACTCCACAATGCCGTGCCGGTCGCGCCGTTCTCGGTCAACTTCGGGGACCGGAGCTACCGCACCGACGAGATTTCACGCGAGGACCTGTTCAAGGAACTGCAGACCAACCCGCAGCACCCCACCAGCAGCCAGCCCACGCCGCAGGAATGGGCCGACGCGGTCCGCGCCGCGGCAGGCGCTGATGCGGTGGAGCCAGAGGGAACGCCGCCGCAGGTGCTGGCCGTGACCATCAGCGCGGGCCTCAGCGGCAGCCGTAACGCCGCAGATCAGGCGCGAAGCGTACTGGACGGCATCGACGTGCGCCTGCACGACTCGGGCACGCTCAGCGCGGCGCAGGCGTTTCAGGTGCATGCCGCGCAGACCGCCGCCCTGCGGGGCGAGTCGCTGGAAACGGCCCTGGAGTGGGTCCGCGCCGTGCAGCAGGAAACCGAACTGTATTTCACCATCGAGACGCTGGAATACCTGCGCCGCGGCGGCCGCATCGGGCGGGTGCAGGCCACGCTGGGCGGGCTGCTGAACCTCAAGCCGGTCATCACCGTGGACAAGGCCACCGGCACCTACACCAACGTGAGCCGCGCCCGCAGTTACAAGGGCGGCATCGAGGCGGTGGGCCAGCAGGTCACCCGGACCTACGGCGAGGGCACGCCGCTGCGCGTGGGTCTGCTGTACGGCACCGTGCGCGAGGACACCGACGCCCTGCTGGAGCAGCTCAAGGGGCGCCACCCCATCGTGTGGTCCGGCGCGGTGGGCATCAATCCGGTGCTGAACGTCCACACCGGACCGCGTGCGCTGGGCGTGGCGGCAGCACCCGGCAAGTGGCCCTGGGAGCGCGACACCCCGTAA
- the rpsB gene encoding 30S ribosomal protein S2 has translation MSYISMKQLLEAGVHFGHETKRWNPKFKRFIFAERNGIFIIDLQKTLKQVDRSFDFIKELAERGGVILFVGTKKQAQEIVELEARRTGMPFVTSRWLGGMLTNFKTIRTRIDRLNELDDLFESERINDRGKAERIALGAERERLLRFVGGIRKMNRLPDAIFVVDPTKEVIAVQEANKLGIPVIALADTDSDPDVIDYIVPGNDDAIRSIQLITHRIGDLLVEARGGGEDVSGERVEGENADTAAAEQGEGGDTAQVTTTQGRS, from the coding sequence ATGTCTTACATCAGCATGAAGCAACTGCTGGAAGCCGGAGTTCACTTCGGTCACGAAACCAAGCGCTGGAACCCCAAGTTCAAGCGCTTCATCTTCGCCGAGCGCAACGGCATTTTCATCATTGATCTGCAGAAGACCCTGAAGCAGGTGGACCGTAGCTTCGATTTCATCAAGGAACTGGCCGAGCGCGGCGGCGTCATCCTGTTCGTCGGCACCAAGAAGCAGGCTCAGGAAATCGTGGAACTCGAAGCGCGCCGCACCGGCATGCCCTTCGTGACCAGCCGCTGGCTGGGCGGCATGCTCACCAACTTCAAGACCATCCGCACCCGCATTGACCGCCTGAACGAACTCGACGACCTGTTCGAGTCCGAGCGCATCAATGACCGCGGCAAGGCCGAGCGCATCGCCCTGGGCGCCGAGCGCGAGCGTCTGCTGCGCTTTGTGGGCGGCATCCGCAAGATGAACCGCCTGCCCGACGCGATCTTCGTGGTGGACCCCACCAAGGAAGTCATCGCCGTGCAGGAGGCCAACAAGCTGGGCATTCCCGTCATTGCACTGGCCGATACCGACTCTGACCCGGACGTGATCGACTACATCGTTCCTGGCAACGACGACGCGATCCGCAGCATCCAGCTGATCACGCACCGTATCGGCGACCTGCTGGTCGAGGCGCGTGGCGGCGGCGAGGACGTGTCGGGCGAGCGCGTGGAAGGCGAGAACGCTGACACGGCGGCTGCCGAGCAGGGTGAGGGGGGCGACACCGCCCAGGTCACCACCACGCAGGGCCGCAGCTAA
- a CDS encoding DUF4388 domain-containing protein, whose product MVRGDLAVFPFLSVMQMLLGSGRDGLLSVDHVRGGQLWLERGEIIHARCGELTGDGALQVLASLSGGTFVFEPDVHAPERTLHLHRDSALRRLFEETDAWEPLLRAFPDWRRRLRFTARWTEAQPVSQLQYRALKLVSQELDIRSILERSGEAPRSVLDTLRPFVMAGLIEEF is encoded by the coding sequence ATGGTGCGCGGCGACCTCGCAGTCTTTCCCTTTCTTTCCGTCATGCAGATGCTGCTGGGCAGTGGCCGTGACGGGCTGCTCAGCGTGGACCACGTGCGCGGCGGACAGCTGTGGCTGGAGCGCGGGGAGATCATTCACGCCCGCTGCGGCGAGCTGACGGGCGACGGCGCCCTGCAGGTGCTGGCCAGCCTGAGCGGCGGCACCTTCGTCTTCGAACCGGACGTCCATGCCCCGGAACGTACCCTGCACCTGCACCGCGACTCGGCGCTGCGCCGGCTGTTCGAGGAAACCGACGCCTGGGAGCCGCTGCTCAGGGCCTTTCCCGACTGGCGGCGCCGGCTGCGCTTCACTGCCCGCTGGACCGAGGCCCAGCCTGTATCACAGTTGCAGTACCGCGCCCTGAAGCTTGTGTCGCAGGAACTTGACATCCGCAGCATCCTCGAGCGCAGCGGCGAGGCGCCCCGTTCCGTTCTGGACACGCTGCGTCCCTTTGTGATGGCCGGCCTGATCGAAGAATTCTAG
- a CDS encoding ADP-ribosylglycohydrolase family protein — MTTGTAMLLSLAAADALGAATEFKTPQAIAARYGESVTQYQSGSVFGFAPGEATDDTQMVVATLLGYARRDGLTGVVHALSEWLAAGPPDVGGLTGAALRVASLDGGARAWQASGFEGAGNGGLMRIAAVWIAGFRGTALACEAAAVTALTHPDPRCVYASVFLTAFLEALAGGQPYVGAASEALAVTDDFDARTVLLDAGIFGVKTQGAHAAFRDRERGARAEIRARVRSGLGGGLTSQSGFVLDTLEAALKHAGAGTWQACVEPAVLLGDDSDTVACVVGAVAGARGLAVPAHLLTPLRLGHSWPGWQRDWACTEHFPALVGAAQPA; from the coding sequence ATGACAACCGGAACCGCAATGCTGCTGTCGCTGGCCGCGGCGGACGCGCTGGGGGCCGCCACCGAATTCAAGACGCCCCAAGCCATCGCGGCCCGCTACGGCGAGAGCGTCACGCAGTACCAGTCCGGCAGCGTCTTCGGCTTTGCCCCCGGTGAGGCCACCGACGATACCCAGATGGTGGTGGCGACCCTGCTGGGCTACGCGCGCCGCGATGGGCTGACGGGGGTGGTGCACGCCCTGAGCGAGTGGCTGGCAGCCGGACCACCCGACGTGGGAGGACTGACCGGTGCGGCCCTGCGCGTCGCCTCACTCGACGGCGGGGCACGTGCCTGGCAGGCCAGCGGCTTTGAGGGTGCTGGCAACGGCGGGCTGATGCGAATTGCCGCCGTCTGGATCGCCGGTTTTCGGGGGACGGCGCTGGCCTGCGAAGCTGCTGCCGTGACGGCCCTGACCCACCCTGACCCCCGCTGCGTGTACGCCTCGGTATTTCTGACGGCGTTTCTGGAGGCGTTGGCCGGGGGGCAACCTTACGTCGGGGCCGCCTCCGAGGCGCTGGCCGTGACCGACGACTTCGATGCCCGCACTGTCCTGCTGGACGCTGGAATCTTTGGAGTTAAAACGCAGGGCGCCCACGCGGCCTTCCGGGACCGTGAGCGCGGGGCCAGGGCTGAGATCCGGGCCCGCGTGCGTTCGGGGCTGGGCGGTGGGCTGACCTCGCAGAGCGGGTTCGTGCTCGACACCCTGGAGGCCGCGCTGAAGCATGCGGGGGCCGGCACGTGGCAGGCCTGTGTGGAGCCGGCGGTGCTGCTGGGCGACGACAGCGACACGGTGGCCTGCGTGGTCGGGGCCGTGGCCGGGGCGCGGGGGCTGGCGGTGCCCGCCCACCTGTTGACACCCCTGCGGCTGGGCCACTCCTGGCCGGGCTGGCAGCGGGACTGGGCCTGCACGGAGCATTTTCCTGCCCTGGTGGGCGCGGCACAGCCGGCATGA
- a CDS encoding glycoside hydrolase family 3 protein, which yields MTDQPLLPGAFVMVDIPGPALDADTAAHLRRYGVRSVCLFGKNIESPGQLARLCADLREVLGDDALIALDHEGGAILRPDFWPFAPSAMALGAADDTALTREVSAALARQLRGVGINWNFAPVLDVNVSPANPVIGERAFGADPALVTRHGRAALAGHAAAGVAACVKHFPGHGDTRVDSHLALPRVDKTRAELEATEFVPFRDLLSQTPAVMTAHIVYPALDGVHPATLSRRILTGLLRQEWGYGGVTVTDSMGMRAIDDNYGRGEAGVLALEAGADLVMALGRREAQEATLGAIGAALEGRLNRQETQASLERLRQLARQYPAGADATFEPQDDAALFRRAWAGGLTAYRHPVAPPPGARITLIAHRQPARENVSEAGADAETLARELGQIYDVTLRPFETPEQIDWAAARAAGDPVVLATTGRHRHPALIGVQPDLHLCLYNPYAVLDVDAPALLAYGFRPEARAAVVGWLRGGAGANGTLPFTQA from the coding sequence ATGACTGACCAGCCCCTGCTGCCCGGCGCGTTCGTGATGGTGGACATTCCTGGTCCCGCCCTGGACGCCGACACAGCCGCCCACCTGAGACGATACGGCGTCCGCAGCGTGTGTCTGTTCGGTAAGAACATCGAGTCGCCGGGGCAGCTGGCCCGGCTGTGCGCGGACCTGCGTGAGGTGCTGGGAGACGACGCCCTGATTGCCCTGGACCACGAGGGCGGCGCGATTCTGCGCCCGGACTTCTGGCCGTTTGCGCCCAGTGCCATGGCCCTGGGCGCGGCGGACGACACGGCCCTGACCCGGGAGGTTTCGGCGGCGCTGGCCCGGCAGCTGCGCGGCGTGGGCATCAACTGGAACTTTGCGCCGGTGCTGGACGTCAACGTGAGTCCGGCCAACCCGGTGATCGGCGAGCGGGCCTTTGGCGCGGACCCGGCGCTGGTCACGCGGCACGGGCGGGCGGCGCTGGCGGGCCACGCGGCGGCGGGGGTGGCTGCTTGCGTCAAGCATTTTCCGGGCCACGGCGACACGCGGGTGGACAGCCATCTGGCGCTGCCGCGCGTGGACAAGACCCGCGCCGAACTGGAGGCCACCGAGTTCGTCCCTTTCCGTGACCTGCTGTCCCAGACGCCCGCCGTCATGACCGCCCACATCGTGTACCCCGCGCTGGACGGCGTGCATCCCGCCACCCTCTCGCGCCGCATCCTGACCGGGTTGCTGCGCCAGGAGTGGGGCTACGGCGGCGTGACCGTCACCGACAGCATGGGCATGCGGGCCATCGACGACAACTACGGGCGAGGCGAGGCTGGGGTGCTGGCGCTGGAGGCCGGGGCCGATCTGGTGATGGCCCTGGGCCGCCGCGAGGCGCAGGAGGCCACGCTGGGGGCCATCGGTGCGGCGCTGGAAGGCCGCCTGAACCGGCAGGAGACGCAGGCCAGCCTGGAACGGCTGCGCCAGCTGGCGCGGCAGTACCCGGCTGGCGCGGACGCCACATTCGAGCCGCAGGACGACGCGGCCCTGTTCCGCCGCGCCTGGGCCGGGGGCCTGACTGCCTACCGCCACCCGGTTGCGCCGCCGCCCGGTGCCCGCATCACCCTGATCGCGCACCGCCAGCCCGCCCGCGAAAACGTCAGCGAGGCGGGTGCGGACGCCGAGACCCTGGCCCGCGAGCTGGGGCAGATCTACGACGTGACGCTGCGGCCCTTCGAGACGCCTGAGCAGATCGACTGGGCCGCCGCCCGCGCCGCTGGTGACCCGGTGGTGCTGGCCACCACGGGCCGCCACCGTCACCCGGCCCTGATCGGCGTGCAGCCGGACCTGCACCTGTGCCTGTACAACCCCTACGCCGTGCTAGACGTGGACGCCCCCGCACTGCTGGCCTACGGCTTTCGCCCCGAGGCCCGCGCCGCCGTGGTGGGCTGGCTCCGCGGGGGCGCAGGGGCAAACGGAACGCTCCCGTTCACTCAGGCCTGA
- a CDS encoding phosphatidate cytidylyltransferase — translation METLSTRVLTSVVGFAIVSLIVWIGWWAMLPALVFLSVMGLYEYIRMLDRNDIDVRRASLGVFGAALIVASLPMWPQTPWPGGSWREVVLTVAVAYLLVMEVVRPGERPLERIVYSLFGLLYIPWLLGYFLLLRYSPDASAGLLYFALPLLATFAADIGGFFGGYYFGRRKLAPEVSPAKTVEGAVGGLLASFLIVLLISSLTLWSPLESLLYAILVASASQLGDLAESLIKRALKTKDSGTSLPGHGGFLDRIDSLLFAVPATYLFLQISVFPR, via the coding sequence ATGGAGACCCTGAGCACCCGCGTGCTGACCTCGGTCGTGGGGTTTGCCATCGTCAGCCTGATCGTGTGGATTGGCTGGTGGGCCATGCTTCCGGCGCTGGTGTTCCTGTCGGTGATGGGTCTGTACGAGTACATCCGCATGCTGGACCGCAACGATATCGACGTGCGGCGGGCCAGCCTGGGGGTGTTCGGCGCGGCCCTGATCGTGGCCAGCCTGCCGATGTGGCCGCAGACCCCGTGGCCCGGCGGCTCGTGGCGCGAGGTGGTGCTGACCGTGGCGGTGGCCTACCTGCTGGTCATGGAGGTGGTGCGTCCCGGCGAGCGTCCCCTGGAACGGATCGTGTACAGCCTGTTCGGACTGCTGTACATTCCCTGGCTGCTGGGCTACTTCCTGCTGCTGCGTTACAGTCCGGACGCCTCGGCGGGCCTGCTGTACTTCGCGCTGCCGCTGCTGGCCACCTTTGCTGCCGACATCGGGGGCTTTTTTGGCGGCTACTACTTCGGGCGCCGCAAACTGGCTCCAGAGGTCAGCCCTGCCAAGACGGTGGAGGGGGCCGTGGGCGGCCTGCTGGCCAGCTTCCTGATCGTGTTGCTGATTTCCAGCCTGACCCTGTGGTCACCGCTGGAATCCCTGCTGTACGCCATCCTGGTGGCCAGCGCCAGTCAGCTGGGCGACCTTGCCGAGAGCCTGATCAAGCGCGCCCTGAAGACCAAGGACAGCGGCACCAGCCTGCCTGGCCACGGCGGCTTTCTGGACCGCATTGACAGTCTGCTGTTCGCCGTTCCGGCCACCTATCTGTTTTTGCAGATCAGCGTGTTCCCGCGCTGA
- the frr gene encoding ribosome recycling factor has translation MSDMKSIQDGTREKMGKAIESLENSLSVLRTGRANPGILKRIVVDYYGQSMPIDQVASVSTPDARTLVITPWDRGALAPIEKAIRDSDLGLNPNNKGDTIFLSMPVLTEERRKDLVKNAKTYAEDARIAIRNLRKHSLDDVKKLEGIGDDDIKRGEAEVQKITDEFIARVDSTFHKKEQEILG, from the coding sequence ATGTCCGACATGAAATCCATTCAGGACGGCACCCGCGAGAAGATGGGCAAGGCCATCGAGTCGCTGGAGAATAGCCTGAGCGTGCTGCGTACAGGCCGCGCCAATCCCGGCATTCTCAAGCGCATCGTGGTGGACTACTACGGTCAGTCCATGCCCATCGATCAGGTTGCCAGCGTCAGCACCCCCGACGCGCGGACCCTGGTGATCACGCCGTGGGACCGCGGCGCCCTGGCCCCGATTGAAAAGGCCATCCGCGACAGCGATCTGGGCCTGAACCCCAACAACAAGGGTGACACCATCTTCCTCAGCATGCCGGTGCTGACCGAGGAACGTCGCAAGGATCTGGTCAAGAACGCCAAGACCTACGCCGAGGACGCCCGCATCGCCATCCGCAACCTGCGCAAGCATTCGCTGGACGACGTCAAGAAGCTTGAGGGCATCGGCGACGACGACATCAAGCGCGGTGAGGCCGAGGTGCAGAAGATCACCGACGAATTCATCGCCCGCGTGGACAGTACCTTCCACAAGAAGGAGCAGGAAATCCTCGGGTGA